In Salmo trutta chromosome 28, fSalTru1.1, whole genome shotgun sequence, one DNA window encodes the following:
- the LOC115165510 gene encoding ADP-ribosylation factor 3 — MGNIFGNLLKSLLGKKEMRILMVGLDAAGKTTILYKLKLGEIVTTIPTIGFNVETVEYKNISFTVWDVGGQDKIRPLWRHYFQNTQGLIFVVDSNDRERVNEAREELMRMLAEDELRDAVLLIFANKQDLPNAMNAAEITDKLGLHSLRHRNWYIQATCATSGDGLYEGLDWLANQLKNKK; from the exons ATGGGGAACATCTTTGGCAACCTGCTGAAGAGCCTGTTAGGGAAGAAAGAGATGAGGATCCTGATGGTGGGGCTGGACGCTGCAGGGAAGACCACCATCCTATACAAACTGAAGCTGGGAGAGATAGTCACCACCATCCCCACTATCG GGTTTAACGTGGAGACGGTTGAGTATAAGAACATCAGTTTCACGGTGTGGGATGTGGGTGGCCAGGACAAGATCAGGCCTCTGTGGAGACACTACTTCCAGAACACACAGG GTCTGATCTTCGTGGTGGACAGTAATGATCGTGAGCGGGTGAATGAGGCTCGAGAGGAGCTGATGAGGATGCTGGCTGAGGACGAGCTACGAGACGCCGTGCTTCTTATCTTCGCTAACAAACAG GACCTGCCCAATGCCATGAACGCAGCAGAGATCACAGACAAGCTGGGGCTCCACTCCCTCCGTCACCGCAACTGGTACATCCAGGCCACCTGCGCCACCAGCGGAGACGGTCTATACGAGGGCCTCGACTGGCTGGCCAATCAGCTGAAGAACAAGAAGTGA